A stretch of DNA from Sphingomonas sp. SORGH_AS_0879:
GTCGAGCGCGCCGCGCCCGAGGTGGTGTTGATCAATCTGGAAAATCCCAGCCGCGACGTGCTGGAGGATTTCTTCGCCATGTCGCGCGCGCTCGACCGGCCGATCGCGATGTTCGTCGACCAGTCGGAGCCTGAGTCGACCATGGCCGCCGTCGATGCGGGCGTGTCCGCCTATGTCGTTGACGGCCTTGCCAAGCAGCGGATCAAGCCGATCCTCGATCTGGCGGTGCGGCGCTTCCAGGCCTTTTCCCGGCTCCAGACCGAATTGGCCGAGGCGAAGACCGCGCTGGCCGACCGGCAGGTGATCGACCGGGCCAAGGCGATCCTGATGCGGCGACGTGGGCTGGACGAGCCCGCCGCCTATGCGCTGCTCCGCAGCCACGCGATGACCAGCAACCGCCGCATCGCC
This window harbors:
- a CDS encoding ANTAR domain-containing response regulator; amino-acid sequence: MRIAIIDTSSTRAAIISDGLREAGLTDLVVIDPTGPLAAQVERAAPEVVLINLENPSRDVLEDFFAMSRALDRPIAMFVDQSEPESTMAAVDAGVSAYVVDGLAKQRIKPILDLAVRRFQAFSRLQTELAEAKTALADRQVIDRAKAILMRRRGLDEPAAYALLRSHAMTSNRRIADVAEAIVTSEQLMGDLP